The DNA segment GTGGTGGTGCACCCCCCATTTCGATGGCAAAGCGGCTACGCGGAGAATTTCGCGGAGGGAGTGCTCCGCATCACCGCGGAGTACGGAGTTACGGTCGCCGTCGAGAACATGTATCCATGGCGGGTCCGCGGGCGTGAGGCGAAGGCCTACCTGCCGCACTGGAACCCGGTGCCGCAGGCCTATGACGCCGTCACCTGGGACTTTTCCCACGCGGCGATCTCCGGGATGGATTCGCTCGACGAGATGCGGACGCTGGGCGACCGGCTGTCGCATGTACACCTGACCGACGGCACGCCCAATGGAAGGGACGAGCATTTGTTGCCCGGGCAGGGCACACAACGCTGCGCCGAGTCACTGCAGTTCCTCGCTGATTCGGGATTCACCGGTGTGGTGGCGGTGGAGGTCAGTACCAGAAAAGCGAAAGGTGCCGACGAGCGGGACAAGTGGTTGGGTGAAACACTTGCTTTTGCTCGACGGCACCTGGGTCAGGCCAAGGAAGCCTGACTGATATCACTCGCACCTCAAGGAGGTGTTACCCACACTAGGACCGCTATTTGTGTGTTAGCCGTGAGGTACCTGAGTGTTGGGCTTAAAAGAAACGGTGCCGGCAAGCTGTCCAGGCAAGTGGGGGGCAAGCCTGAGTCGCTCACCGGCACCTGAGACGGATCAGACCACGAGGGTCCGATCCGTCATCACTCGCACCTTTATGAGGCAATAACGAGTGTACTGTTATTGCCTCGCGGATTACCCCGAAAAGGCTGGGATATCGCTGTGAATTTCTCCGTGG comes from the Arthrobacter sp. CAN_C5 genome and includes:
- a CDS encoding sugar phosphate isomerase/epimerase — protein: MSGESAPERNGVRIALSSASVYPLAVHEAFAVSRSLGYDGVEVMVTNNHVSQNPDMLSALSRQYDQPIVAIHAPTLLLTQQVWGKAWTKVEMSAAMAVEVGADTVVVHPPFRWQSGYAENFAEGVLRITAEYGVTVAVENMYPWRVRGREAKAYLPHWNPVPQAYDAVTWDFSHAAISGMDSLDEMRTLGDRLSHVHLTDGTPNGRDEHLLPGQGTQRCAESLQFLADSGFTGVVAVEVSTRKAKGADERDKWLGETLAFARRHLGQAKEA